One genomic window of Cricetulus griseus strain 17A/GY chromosome 3, alternate assembly CriGri-PICRH-1.0, whole genome shotgun sequence includes the following:
- the LOC100763354 gene encoding olfactory receptor 2AT4, which produces MEATTCNGSVDGSTVFYLVGIPSLPEPFYLPVFFLFLLFYLLILVGNTLILVAVVTEPSLHKPMYFFLINLSALDILFTTTTVPKMLSLFLLGDHFLTFPSCLLQMYLFQGFTCSEAFILVVMAYDRYVAICRPLHYPVHMTPQTNTALAASAWITALLLPVPAVAQTSQMVYNNIAYIYHCFCDHLALVQSSCSDTSPQTLMGFCIAMVVSFLPLLLVLLSYARILASVLRINSREGRSKAFSTCSSHLLVVGTYYSSIAIAYVAYRAELPLDFHIMGNVVYAILTPILNPLIYTLRNKDVKAAITKIVYLKSVT; this is translated from the coding sequence ATGGAGGCTACAACGTGCAATGGATCAGTAGATGGCTCTACTGTCTTCTACCTGGTGGGTATTCCCTCTCTGCCAGAACCCTTCTaccttcctgtcttctttctcttcctcctcttctacctGCTCATCCTGGTGGGGAACACCCTGATCCTGGTGGCTGTGGTGACAGAGCCCAGCCTCCACAagcccatgtacttcttcctaaTCAACCTCTCCGCCCTGGACATCCTTTTCACCACAACCACGGTCCCTAAGATGCTGTCGCTATTCCTGCTGGGAGACCACTTCCTCACCTTCCCTTCCTGCTTACTGCAGATGTATCTCTTCCAAGGCTTCACCTGCTCAGAAGCCTTCATCCTGGTGGTCATGGCCTATGACCGATATGTGGCTATCTGCCGCCCTCTGCACTACCCTGTCCACATGACCCCACAGACAAACACTGCACTGGCAGCCAGTGCCTGGATCACTGCCCTCCTCCTGCCTGTCCCAGCAGTGGCACAGACCTCCCAGATGGTATATAATAACATTGCCTACATCTACCACTGCTTCTGTGACCACCTGGCTCTGGTCCAGTCCTCCTGCTCAGACACCAGCCCCCAGACCCTCATGGGCTTCTGCATCGCCATGGTGgtgtccttcctccccctcctcctggtACTTCTCTCCTATGCCCGCATCCTGGCCTCAGTGCTGCGTATCAACTCCAGGGAAGGGCGTTCCAAAGCCTTCTCCACCTGCAGCTCCCACCTCCTAGTGGTGGGCACCTACTACTCATCCATTGCCATAGCCTATGTGGCCTACAGGGCTGAGCTGCCCCTGGACTTCCACATCATGGGCAATGTGGTGTATGCCATTCTCACACCAATTCTCAACCCTCTCATCTATACCCTGAGGAACAAGGATGTCAAAGCAGCCATTACCAAAATTGTTTATCTCAAAAGTGTGACGTGA